A portion of the Rhinopithecus roxellana isolate Shanxi Qingling chromosome 19, ASM756505v1, whole genome shotgun sequence genome contains these proteins:
- the PCTP gene encoding phosphatidylcholine transfer protein isoform X2 has product MDLDYRKQWDQYVKELYEQECNGQTVVYWEVKYPFPMSNRDYVYLRQRRDLDVEGRKIHVVLAQSTSVPQLVERSGVIRVKQYKQSLAIESDGKKGSKVFMYYLDNPGGQIPSWLINWAAKNGVPNFLKDIARACQNYLKKT; this is encoded by the exons AACTCTATGAACAAGAATGCAATGGACAGACTGTGGTCTACTGGGAAGTGAAGTACCCTTTTCCCATGTCCAACAGAGAT TATGTCTACCTCCGGCAGCGGCGAGACCTGGACGTGGAAGGGCGGAAGATCCACGTGGTCCTGGCCCAGAGCACCTCCGTGCCTCAGCTTGTCGAGAGGTCTGGGGTGATCCGGGTGAAGCAATACAAGCAGAGCCTGGCGATCGAGAGTGACGGCAAGAAGGGGAGCAAAG ttttcatgtattACCTCGATAACCCGGGTGGCCAAATTCCGTCCTGGCTCATTAACTGGGCTGCCAAG AATGGAGTTCCTAACTTCTTGAAAGACATAGCAAGAGCCTGTCAGAACTACCTCAAGAAAACCTAA